TACGAAGCCATCGACCTGAAAAAGGACTATGACGGCGGTCAGGTCCAAGCGCTGCGTGGGGTCAGCTTTCGGGTGAATGCGGGCGAGTTCGTAGCGATCACGGGCCCTAGCGGCTGCGGCAAAAGCACGCTGTTGCAGATGCTGGGTGCCCTGGATAAACCAGATACCGGCACGCTGAACTATCGCGACCAGTCCTTGCCAGACTTGACGGATCCTCCGGCTTATCGAGCCCATGAAATCGGCTTTATCTTTCAGGCCTTTCATCTGCTGCCGACTTACACCGCTGTGGAGAATGTGCAGATCCCGATGTTTGAGGGGAAACTGGGGACGAAAGCTCGTCGGGATCGTGCGATTGAATTGCTCACCCAAGTGGGTCTCAGTCACCGCATCCATCATTTCCCCGGCAAGCTCTCTGGGGGTGAACGCCAGCGAGTGGCCATTGCTCGAAGCCTAGCCAATAATCCAGGCGTGCTTCTGGCGGATGAACCCACGGGTAATCTCGACAGCAAGAACGCGGCGCAGGTCCTTGAACTCCTGGTGAAACTCCACCAGGAACAACGGACAACGCTGATCATGGTCACACATGACATGAGCATCGCTCGCATGGCGGAACGTGTCCTCTTAATGAAAGACGGACTCATTGTTTCAGATGGCAACCTCGACGTGGAGCCTAACCAGCTATGACTTTCCTAACCATCGTCATACGCGGCCTTTTACGCCGGCGCATGCGCACCGCGCTGACGCTGGTGGGCATCTCCATCGGCATTGCCGCCGTGGTGGCCCTGGTGGGCATTTCAGAAGGCTTTGAGAAAAGCTGGGCCAAGGGACTTAATGCCCGCGGCACCGACATCGTGGTGAGTAACATGGGAGGTGCCATGGTTCCCAAACCGTTTCGAATGGATGTGCGGGATCGCATAACCGCTCTGCCGGAAGTCGCTGCGGCAGACATGCTGATGGTCGAATTGATGAGCGTGGAAAATGCCAACATGATCATGGTCTCAGCACGTGAGTGGGGGGGATTCACGTGGGAAAATCTGAAGCTGATTTCGGGTCGGCTGCCTCATGATACAAAGGAACCCGCCGCAGTGCTGGGTCAAACAGCGGCTGAAGTGCTGAACAAAAAGGTTGGTGATTCGCTGCAAATCGAGGCGACCGAGTTGACGGTTGTCGGCATCGTCAATGGGGGGGCCCTCGTCGAGAATGGATCGATCATTCTAGCCCTGCCCATTCTTCAAGAAATCATGGCCAGCGAAGACAAAATCAATGTTGTGGATGTGCGTGCACGAGCTGGCATGACCGAAGCGGAACTGGAGGCCTTATGTGCCAAGATCAATCAGCTAGTCCCTGAGGTCAGAGCTGTATCCGTGGCTCAGCATTTGTCACACAGTCAGGGTTATCAGATGATTCGTGCCATGAGCTGGGGGACTTCGTTGCTGGCGGTTCTCGTCGGCGTGCTGGGTGTGATGAACACCATGCTGATGACGGTCTTTGAACGAAAACAAGAAATCAGCGTGCTTTTGGCCATCGGCTGGAAGCGCAATCGCATCGTGCGCATGATTCTTTGGGAGTCGGCCTTGCTGGGATTCGCTGGGGGCATAGGAGGTGTGATCCTGGGGGTGGTCGGCACGCATCTCATGCAGGCTGCACCTGCCATTAAAGGATTGTTAGAGCCGGATCTCGGCGCATTGCTTTTGCTGCAAGCTGTGGCGATCGCAGTCACGGTGGGGGTGCTCAGTGGTCTGTATCCAGCCTGGCGAAGCGCCCGTTTAAATCCGGCTGCGGCCCTCAATGGCTGATTAAAGGCGTGCAAAACCGAGGTGTCCTTCGATTCCTTTCCATGATGACCCAGCGAATTTTTCTCTCCGGTTTGATCTCCACCTTCGGACTCTTCTGTTTCCCTGCTTTGACGCTGGCTCAGGCACCTTCTGGCAAGGAGTTAGCAGCAGAGTTGAATGCCGCTCATCAAGATGGCACCTCTTACATCCGCATGAGATTGGAGGTGAATGGCGGAGGTGCCATTCAAATCCAGAGCAAACAAAGACATGTTCAGGGGAGTTCTGAGACCATCTATCAGATCCTCTTTCCGAAGGAACGTAAAGGTGAGTCTGTGTTGTTGAAAAAGACCTCGAGT
Above is a window of Prosthecobacter debontii DNA encoding:
- a CDS encoding ABC transporter ATP-binding protein, coding for MSSTLASAGSAAPVYEAIDLKKDYDGGQVQALRGVSFRVNAGEFVAITGPSGCGKSTLLQMLGALDKPDTGTLNYRDQSLPDLTDPPAYRAHEIGFIFQAFHLLPTYTAVENVQIPMFEGKLGTKARRDRAIELLTQVGLSHRIHHFPGKLSGGERQRVAIARSLANNPGVLLADEPTGNLDSKNAAQVLELLVKLHQEQRTTLIMVTHDMSIARMAERVLLMKDGLIVSDGNLDVEPNQL
- a CDS encoding ABC transporter permease, which encodes MTFLTIVIRGLLRRRMRTALTLVGISIGIAAVVALVGISEGFEKSWAKGLNARGTDIVVSNMGGAMVPKPFRMDVRDRITALPEVAAADMLMVELMSVENANMIMVSAREWGGFTWENLKLISGRLPHDTKEPAAVLGQTAAEVLNKKVGDSLQIEATELTVVGIVNGGALVENGSIILALPILQEIMASEDKINVVDVRARAGMTEAELEALCAKINQLVPEVRAVSVAQHLSHSQGYQMIRAMSWGTSLLAVLVGVLGVMNTMLMTVFERKQEISVLLAIGWKRNRIVRMILWESALLGFAGGIGGVILGVVGTHLMQAAPAIKGLLEPDLGALLLLQAVAIAVTVGVLSGLYPAWRSARLNPAAALNG